The following coding sequences are from one Bradyrhizobium sp. 200 window:
- the groL gene encoding chaperonin GroEL (60 kDa chaperone family; promotes refolding of misfolded polypeptides especially under stressful conditions; forms two stacked rings of heptamers to form a barrel-shaped 14mer; ends can be capped by GroES; misfolded proteins enter the barrel where they are refolded when GroES binds), translated as MVGKQIAFSGRARESMLRGVDILANAVQVTLGPKGRNVVMEKSFGAPRITKDGVTVAGDIELENKFENMGARLVREVASKTSYVAGDGTTTAIVLTASLVREGTKAVAAGMNPMDLKRGIDLAAEAVVEDLKRNSKKITSNDEIAQVGTISANGDAEIGRLLAEAMKKVGNEGVITAEEAKSLETELDVVEGMQFDRGYLSPYFITNADKMRVEMENPYVLAYEKKLSDLRELLPLLEALAQTGKPLLIIAEEVEGEALATLVVNKLRGGLKVAAVKAPGFGDRRKAMLQDVAILTGGTAFMEDLGMKLENATLDMLGRARTVMIDKESTTIVGGAGKKADIEARINQIKQHIAETTSDYDREKLEERLAKLAGGVAVIHVGGATEIDARERKDRVDDAMHATRAAVEEGILPGGGVALLRAAKVLDRVKPANEDQKHGVDIVKKAISWPARQIALNAGADGSVVVGKILENEQYNWGFDAQTGKYGDLVSKGIIDPTKVVRTALQDAVSVAGLLITTEAMVAELPTPPPPPLPGHDHDHRLGDMKF; from the coding sequence ATGGTAGGCAAGCAAATCGCATTTTCCGGCAGGGCGCGTGAAAGCATGCTGCGCGGTGTCGACATTCTCGCCAACGCAGTGCAGGTGACGCTCGGGCCCAAGGGCCGCAACGTCGTAATGGAAAAGTCGTTTGGCGCACCCCGCATTACCAAGGACGGTGTGACGGTCGCCGGAGATATCGAGCTCGAGAACAAATTCGAGAACATGGGCGCGCGGCTCGTGCGCGAGGTCGCGAGCAAGACCTCCTATGTCGCCGGTGACGGCACAACCACTGCAATCGTGCTGACGGCTTCCCTCGTTCGCGAAGGCACCAAGGCAGTCGCCGCCGGCATGAATCCGATGGACCTGAAGCGAGGCATCGACCTTGCGGCCGAGGCTGTCGTCGAGGATCTCAAGAGGAACTCGAAGAAGATAACTTCCAACGACGAGATCGCGCAGGTCGGCACCATCTCCGCCAATGGTGATGCCGAAATCGGCAGGTTGCTCGCCGAGGCCATGAAAAAGGTAGGCAATGAGGGCGTGATCACGGCCGAAGAAGCGAAGTCGCTTGAGACCGAGCTCGACGTAGTCGAGGGCATGCAGTTCGATCGGGGTTACCTCTCGCCCTATTTCATCACCAATGCCGACAAGATGCGGGTGGAGATGGAGAATCCCTACGTCCTCGCATATGAGAAGAAGCTCTCGGACTTGCGGGAACTGCTGCCGCTGTTGGAAGCCCTGGCGCAGACGGGTAAGCCGCTGCTCATTATCGCCGAAGAGGTCGAAGGCGAGGCACTCGCCACCCTCGTGGTCAACAAGCTGCGCGGCGGCCTCAAGGTCGCGGCGGTGAAAGCGCCCGGCTTTGGCGATCGCCGCAAGGCGATGCTGCAAGACGTGGCCATCCTTACCGGTGGTACCGCCTTCATGGAAGATCTCGGCATGAAGCTTGAGAACGCCACGCTCGACATGCTCGGCCGAGCCAGAACGGTGATGATCGACAAGGAGAGCACCACGATCGTCGGCGGCGCCGGCAAGAAGGCGGACATCGAGGCCCGCATCAACCAGATCAAGCAGCACATCGCGGAGACCACCTCCGACTATGACCGCGAGAAGCTAGAGGAGCGGCTTGCCAAGCTCGCCGGTGGCGTGGCGGTGATCCATGTCGGGGGAGCCACCGAGATCGACGCGAGGGAACGCAAGGATCGTGTCGACGACGCGATGCATGCGACCCGTGCCGCGGTCGAAGAAGGCATTTTGCCGGGCGGCGGGGTGGCTCTGCTCCGCGCCGCCAAGGTGCTCGACCGGGTGAAGCCTGCCAACGAGGACCAGAAGCATGGCGTTGACATCGTCAAGAAGGCAATCAGCTGGCCAGCGCGCCAGATAGCACTAAACGCCGGCGCCGACGGCTCGGTGGTGGTCGGCAAGATTCTGGAGAACGAGCAGTACAACTGGGGTTTTGATGCCCAGACTGGCAAGTACGGCGACCTGGTCTCCAAGGGTATCATCGATCCAACCAAAGTGGTGCGCACCGCGCTGCAGGACGCGGTCTCAGTCGCCGGCCTGCTCATCACCACTGAGGCCATGGTTGCCGAGTTGCCAACGCCGCCGCCGCCACCTTTGCCGGGCCATGACCACGACCACCGTCTCGGCGACATGAAGTTCTGA